One genomic segment of Camarhynchus parvulus unplaced genomic scaffold, STF_HiC, whole genome shotgun sequence includes these proteins:
- the CPSF7 gene encoding cleavage and polyadenylation specificity factor subunit 7 isoform X1, whose translation MSEGVDLIDIYADEEFTQQDPEFSNADQMDLYDDVLAASSQPQEKRSSSSEAPPEIRQEPSPKPNSKPPAILYTYSGLRNKRAAVYVGSFSWWTTDQQLIQTIRSIGVYDVVELKFAENRANGQSKGYAEVVVASENSVHKLLELLPGKILNGDKVEVRLATRQNLSQFEAQARKRVPPRAHSRDSMDAVDGRATPTENALPPARMEKPPSVLPFFSRPPALPLMGLPPPPMPPPPPLSSAFGVPPPPPGIPYQHLLPPPPRLPPPLAVPPPGAVPPALHLNPAFFPPPTAALGPPPDTYGKAMAPYNHSSRELGPPIPALSEGEFEEIMNRNRAISSSAISKAVSGASAGDYSNAIETLLTAIAVIKQSRVASDERCRVLLSSLKDCLHGIEAKSYSSSSSSSSRKRHRSRERSPSRSRESSRRHRDLLHSDDRHEDYFPERSREHERHRDRDRDRDRHH comes from the exons ATGTCCGAGGGAGTGGATCTGATTGACATCTACGCCGACGAGGAGTTCACCCAG CAGGACCCGGAGTTCAGTAATGCTGACCAGATGGATCTCTACGACGATGTGTTagcagccagctcccagccccaggaaaagCGTTCCAGCAGCTCGGAAGCGCCTCCGGAGATCCGTCAGGAGCCATCTCCCAAGCCCAACAGCAAACCCCCGGCCATCCTGTACACCTACAGCGGCCTCCGGAACAAGAGGGCCGCCGTCTATGTCGGGAGCTTCTCCTGG TGGACGACTGACCAGCAGCTGATCCAGACCATCCGCTCCATTGGAGTCTATGACGTGGTGGAGCTGAAATTCGCCGAGAACCGAGCCAATGGCCAATCCAAGGG GTACGCGGAGGTGGTGGTGGCCTCCGAGAACTCGGTCCATAaactcctggagctgcttcctgGAAAGATCCTGAATGGAGACAAGGTGGAGGTGAGGCTGGCGACCCGACAGAACCTGTCGCAGTTCGAGGCTCAGGCTCGCAAAC GTGTGCCGCCGCGGGCCCACTCCCGGGATTCCATGGATGCGGTGGATGGCCGGGCGACGCCGACGGAGAACGCGCTGCCCCCCGCCCGCATGGAGAAGCCCCCCTCAGTCCTGCCCTTCTTCAGCCGCCCCCCTGCGCTGCCCCTCATGGGGCTACCCCCGCCTCCCATGCCCCCCCCGCCTCCCCTCTCCTCCGCTTTCGGAGTCCCTCCGCCTCCTCCTGGAATTCCCTACCAGCACCTGCTGCCGCCGCCACCCCGGCTGCCCCCGCCCCTGGCCGTGCCCCCACCAGGGGCCGTGCCCCCCGCCCTGCACCTCAATCCCGCCTTCTTCCCGCcacccactgctgccctgggaccccCTCCGGATACCTACGGCAAGGCCATGGCTCCCTACAACCACAGCAG CCGGGAGCTGGGCCCACCGATCCCAGCCTTGAGCGAAGGCGAGTTTGAGGAGATCATGAACCGCAACCGCGCCATCTCCAGCAGCGCCATTTCCAAGGCGGTGTCCGGCGCCAGTGCAG gggATTACAGCAACGCCATCGAGACATTGCTCACAGCCATCGCTGTCATCAAGCAGTCGCGCGTGGCCAGTGACGAGCGGTGCCGCgtcctcctctcttccctcaaGGATTGCCTGCATGGAATTGAGGCCAAATcctacagcagcagctccagcagcagctccag GAAAAGGCACCGATCCCGGGAGCGCTCTCCCAGCCGGTCCCGCGAGAGCAGCCGGCGGCACCGGGATCTGCTCCACAGCGACGATCGGCACGAGGATTATTTCCCAGAGCGGAGCCGGGAGCACGAGCGGCAtcgggacagggacagagacagggaccGGCACCACTGA
- the CPSF7 gene encoding cleavage and polyadenylation specificity factor subunit 7 isoform X2: MSEGVDLIDIYADEEFTQDPEFSNADQMDLYDDVLAASSQPQEKRSSSSEAPPEIRQEPSPKPNSKPPAILYTYSGLRNKRAAVYVGSFSWWTTDQQLIQTIRSIGVYDVVELKFAENRANGQSKGYAEVVVASENSVHKLLELLPGKILNGDKVEVRLATRQNLSQFEAQARKRVPPRAHSRDSMDAVDGRATPTENALPPARMEKPPSVLPFFSRPPALPLMGLPPPPMPPPPPLSSAFGVPPPPPGIPYQHLLPPPPRLPPPLAVPPPGAVPPALHLNPAFFPPPTAALGPPPDTYGKAMAPYNHSSRELGPPIPALSEGEFEEIMNRNRAISSSAISKAVSGASAGDYSNAIETLLTAIAVIKQSRVASDERCRVLLSSLKDCLHGIEAKSYSSSSSSSSRKRHRSRERSPSRSRESSRRHRDLLHSDDRHEDYFPERSREHERHRDRDRDRDRHH, encoded by the exons ATGTCCGAGGGAGTGGATCTGATTGACATCTACGCCGACGAGGAGTTCACCCAG GACCCGGAGTTCAGTAATGCTGACCAGATGGATCTCTACGACGATGTGTTagcagccagctcccagccccaggaaaagCGTTCCAGCAGCTCGGAAGCGCCTCCGGAGATCCGTCAGGAGCCATCTCCCAAGCCCAACAGCAAACCCCCGGCCATCCTGTACACCTACAGCGGCCTCCGGAACAAGAGGGCCGCCGTCTATGTCGGGAGCTTCTCCTGG TGGACGACTGACCAGCAGCTGATCCAGACCATCCGCTCCATTGGAGTCTATGACGTGGTGGAGCTGAAATTCGCCGAGAACCGAGCCAATGGCCAATCCAAGGG GTACGCGGAGGTGGTGGTGGCCTCCGAGAACTCGGTCCATAaactcctggagctgcttcctgGAAAGATCCTGAATGGAGACAAGGTGGAGGTGAGGCTGGCGACCCGACAGAACCTGTCGCAGTTCGAGGCTCAGGCTCGCAAAC GTGTGCCGCCGCGGGCCCACTCCCGGGATTCCATGGATGCGGTGGATGGCCGGGCGACGCCGACGGAGAACGCGCTGCCCCCCGCCCGCATGGAGAAGCCCCCCTCAGTCCTGCCCTTCTTCAGCCGCCCCCCTGCGCTGCCCCTCATGGGGCTACCCCCGCCTCCCATGCCCCCCCCGCCTCCCCTCTCCTCCGCTTTCGGAGTCCCTCCGCCTCCTCCTGGAATTCCCTACCAGCACCTGCTGCCGCCGCCACCCCGGCTGCCCCCGCCCCTGGCCGTGCCCCCACCAGGGGCCGTGCCCCCCGCCCTGCACCTCAATCCCGCCTTCTTCCCGCcacccactgctgccctgggaccccCTCCGGATACCTACGGCAAGGCCATGGCTCCCTACAACCACAGCAG CCGGGAGCTGGGCCCACCGATCCCAGCCTTGAGCGAAGGCGAGTTTGAGGAGATCATGAACCGCAACCGCGCCATCTCCAGCAGCGCCATTTCCAAGGCGGTGTCCGGCGCCAGTGCAG gggATTACAGCAACGCCATCGAGACATTGCTCACAGCCATCGCTGTCATCAAGCAGTCGCGCGTGGCCAGTGACGAGCGGTGCCGCgtcctcctctcttccctcaaGGATTGCCTGCATGGAATTGAGGCCAAATcctacagcagcagctccagcagcagctccag GAAAAGGCACCGATCCCGGGAGCGCTCTCCCAGCCGGTCCCGCGAGAGCAGCCGGCGGCACCGGGATCTGCTCCACAGCGACGATCGGCACGAGGATTATTTCCCAGAGCGGAGCCGGGAGCACGAGCGGCAtcgggacagggacagagacagggaccGGCACCACTGA
- the LOC115916689 gene encoding cytochrome b ascorbate-dependent protein 3 isoform X1, with translation MAAPSDEEGAVGPRCHHRSPAMLDVPFLPFCAFLGALGLLCVAMVGTWCQHWRGGFSLDGSSRTFNWHPVLMVTGLVVLYGAAALVYRIPNTWSGPKLPWKVLHGSLALGAFVLTVLGLAAVFCFHNSQGTPNMYSLHSWMGLGTVLLFSCQWAAGFGAFLLPWAPTWLRALYKPIHVFFGSTILMLSVASCVSGINEKLFFSLKNGTMAYKLLPAEAVFANTLGLLILIFGVLVVAALARPSWKRPDSDSPDSRQPLLSAER, from the exons atggcggcgcccaGTGACGAGGAGGGGGCGGTGGGGCCCAG GTGCCACCACCGCTCCCCAGCCATGCTGGATGtgcccttcctgcccttctgtGCCTTCCTGGGAGCGCTGGGATTGCTCTGCGTGGCCATGGTGGGCACCTGGTGCCAGCACTGGCGTGGGGGCTTTTCCCTAGACGGCAGCTCCCGGACGTTCAACTGGCACCCGGTGCTGATGGTGACGGGCTTGGTGGTGCTCTACGGCGCAG cCGCCCTGGTTTACCGCATTCCCAACACGTGGAGCGGTCCCAAGCTTCCCTGGAAGGTGCTGCACGGCAGCTTGGCTTTGGGAGCATTTGTCCTgactgtgctggggctggcagccgTGTTCTGCTTCCATAATTCCCAAGGGACGCCCAACATGTACTCGCTGcacagctggatggggctgggaactgtcctgctcttctcctgccAG TGGGCGGCTGGTTTTGGAGCattcctgcttccctgggctccCACCTGGCTCCGGGCACTCTACAAGCCCATCCATGTTTTCTTTGGCTCCACCATCCTCATGTTGTCTGTGGCTTCCTGCGTGTCAGGAATCAACGAGAAGCTTTTCTTCAGCCT GAAGAACGGGACCATGGCGTACAAGCTCCTGCCGGCTGAGGCCGTGTTTGCCAACACCCTGGGGCTCCTCATCCTCATTTTTGGAGTGCTGGTGgtggctgccctggccaggcCCAGCTGGAAGCGCCCAGATTCCGACTCCCCGGACTCCCGCCAG cccctgctctctgccGAGCGCTGA
- the TMEM216 gene encoding transmembrane protein 216 yields the protein MAPRDRHRSSAPLQVLLFLNGWYCATYFLLEAFVFVYKVLLLPYPVSNLVLDVVLLLLYLGIEATRIFFGSKGNLCQRKVPLSLSLALTVPAAALAVYYLLLQTYSLRLEAFLSAILLLFYGLELLLGFLALLSFSSTDPY from the exons ATGGCGCccaggg aCCGCCATCGCTCCTCGGCTCCGCTGCAGGTCCTGCTCTTCCTCAACGGCTGGTACTGCGCCACATATTTTCTCCTGGAAGCGTTCGTGTTCGTGTACAAAG tgctgctcctgccctatCCCGTCTCCAACTTGGTGCTGGACgtggtgctgctcctcctctaCCTCGGCATTGAGGCCACACGCATCTTCTTTG GCTCCAAGGGGAACCTGTGCCAGCGGAAGGTGCCGCTGTCCCTCAGCCTGGCACTTACAGTGCCGGCAGCTGCTCTGGCCGTGTACTACCTGCTGCTCCAGACATATTCCCTGCGCCTGGAAGCGTTCCTGAGTGCCATCCTACTCCTCTTCTatggcctggagctgctcctgggcttcCTGGCACTCCTGTCCTTCTCCAG CACGGATCCCTACTGA
- the TKFC gene encoding triokinase/FMN cyclase isoform X1: MEIPKKLVTTVSGCADDALAGVVACNPGLRLLQGHRVVLRDDLQAIRGRVALLSGGGSGHEPAHAGYVGKGMLTGVVAGTMFASPSVGSILAAIRAVAQAGAAGILLIVKNYTGDRLNFGMALERARAEGTDVRMVVVGDDCAFTKPGKAGRRGICGTILIHKVAGALAEAGASLDEIEKKAMAAAKVMGTLGLSLSPCSIPGSKPSFQLAEDEMELGLGIHGEAGVRRMKMLPADKAVETMLKHMTDPSSASHLSLTPGSSVVLVVNNLGGLSCLELGIVAGAAVHCLENQGIRIARALVGSFMTAMEMAGVSLTLMLVDEELLRLIDAKTMAMAWPNILAGPATTRREEVPAPIEPPRKPEDETGTGLSMARVERVLQRVCSTLLNMKEKLNELDRGAGDGDCGHTHAQAAQAIQEWMRSRPPPAAPAQLLSSLADVVLAQMGGSSGVLYGLFLTAAGQSLRGRSDSAAWADAMDAGIEAMQRYGGAAPGDRTMLDSLFAAGQALHSLRSPGADPVQVLAAAVQSAEAAAEATRHMEAGAGRASYVHSSRLEQPDAGAVAVAAVLGAVLEGMRDPLGTQ; the protein is encoded by the exons ATGGAG atCCCCAAAAAACTGGTGACGACGGTGTCCGGCTGTGCCGATGACGCACTGGCCGGAGTGGTGGCCTGCAATCCCGGGCTCCggctgctccagggacaccGGGTGGTCCTTCGGGATGACCTGCAGGCCATCCGTGGCCGTGTGGCCCTGCTGTCCGGGGGGGGCTCCGGCCACGAGCCCGCCCACGCAG GCTACGTGGGGAAGGGAATGCTGACCGGAGTGGTGGCCGGAACCATGTTCGCATCCCCGTCTGTGGGCAGTATCCTGGCGGCCATCCGGGCCgtggcacaggctggagcag CCGGGATCCTCCTGATTGTGAAGAACTACACCGGGGACCGGCTGAATTTTGGGATGGCCCTGGAGCGGGCGCGGGCCGAGGGGACCGACGTGCGGATGGTGGTGGTGGGCGACGACTGCGCCTTCACCAAGCCAGGGAAAGCCGGGCGCCGTGGGATCTGTGGCACCATCCTCATCCACAAG GtggcaggagctctggctgAGGCGGGAGCGAGCTTGGATGAGATTGAGAAGAAGGCAATGGCGGCTGCCAAAGTCATGG gtacCCTGGGTCTCAGCCTGtctccctgcagcatcccaggatCCAAGCCCTCCTTCCAGCTGGCTGAGGACgagatggagctggggctgg GGATCCACGGCGAGGCTGGAGTGCGCAGGATGAAG ATGCTGCCGGCAGATAAGGCTGTGGAGACGATGCTGAAGCACATGACAGATCCATCCAGTGCTTCCCACCTGTCCCTGACCCCTG GATCCTCTGTGGTGCTCGTGGTGAACAACCTGGGTGGATtgtcctgcctggagctgggaattgtggctggagctgctgtgcactgCCTGG AGAACCAAGGGATCCGCATCGCCCGGGCCTTGGTGGGATCCTTCATGACGGCGATGGAAATGGCTGGAGTCTCCCTCACCCTCATGCTGGTggatgaggagctgctcaggttGATCG ATGCCAAGACCATGGCCATGGCGTGGCCCAACATTCTCGCAGGACCAGCGACCACCCGGAGGGAGGAGGTGCCAGCCCCAATAGAGCCACCCAGGAAGCCAGAGGATGAGACTGGAACTG GGCTCAGCATGGCGCGGGTGGAGCGGGTCCTGCAGCGGGTGTGCAGCACCTTGCTGAATATGAAGGAGAAGCTCAACGAGCTGGATCGGGGAGCAGGTGACGGGGACTGCGGCCACACCCACGCCCAGGCGGCCCAAG CCATCCAGGAATGGATGCGCTCCCGGCCACCTccggctgccccagcccagctgctctcctccctggcTGATGTGGTGCTGGCGCAGATGGGAGGCTCCTCCGGAGTG CTCTACGGGCTCTTCCTGACGGCGGCTGGCCAGAGCCTGCGTGGCCGCAGCGATTCCGCGGCGTGGGCTGATGCCATGGACGCCGGGATTGAGGCCATGCAGAG GTACGGAGGAGCCGCCCCAGGAGACCGGACAATG CTGGATTCGCTGTTTGCAGCTGGACAGGCTCTGCATTCCCTGCGCAGTCCCGGTGCTGACCCAGTCCAAGTGCTGGCGGCAGCTGTCCAG AgcgcggaggcggcggcggaggcCACCAGGCACATGGAGGCTGGGGCGGGCAGAGCCAGCTATGTGCACTCATCCCGGCTGGAGCAGCCCGATGCCGgggctgtggcagtggcagcagtgctgggagcagtgctggaggggaTGCGGGACCCCCTGGGCACTCAGTAA
- the LOC115916689 gene encoding cytochrome b ascorbate-dependent protein 3 isoform X2: MLDVPFLPFCAFLGALGLLCVAMVGTWCQHWRGGFSLDGSSRTFNWHPVLMVTGLVVLYGAAALVYRIPNTWSGPKLPWKVLHGSLALGAFVLTVLGLAAVFCFHNSQGTPNMYSLHSWMGLGTVLLFSCQWAAGFGAFLLPWAPTWLRALYKPIHVFFGSTILMLSVASCVSGINEKLFFSLKNGTMAYKLLPAEAVFANTLGLLILIFGVLVVAALARPSWKRPDSDSPDSRQPLLSAER; the protein is encoded by the exons ATGCTGGATGtgcccttcctgcccttctgtGCCTTCCTGGGAGCGCTGGGATTGCTCTGCGTGGCCATGGTGGGCACCTGGTGCCAGCACTGGCGTGGGGGCTTTTCCCTAGACGGCAGCTCCCGGACGTTCAACTGGCACCCGGTGCTGATGGTGACGGGCTTGGTGGTGCTCTACGGCGCAG cCGCCCTGGTTTACCGCATTCCCAACACGTGGAGCGGTCCCAAGCTTCCCTGGAAGGTGCTGCACGGCAGCTTGGCTTTGGGAGCATTTGTCCTgactgtgctggggctggcagccgTGTTCTGCTTCCATAATTCCCAAGGGACGCCCAACATGTACTCGCTGcacagctggatggggctgggaactgtcctgctcttctcctgccAG TGGGCGGCTGGTTTTGGAGCattcctgcttccctgggctccCACCTGGCTCCGGGCACTCTACAAGCCCATCCATGTTTTCTTTGGCTCCACCATCCTCATGTTGTCTGTGGCTTCCTGCGTGTCAGGAATCAACGAGAAGCTTTTCTTCAGCCT GAAGAACGGGACCATGGCGTACAAGCTCCTGCCGGCTGAGGCCGTGTTTGCCAACACCCTGGGGCTCCTCATCCTCATTTTTGGAGTGCTGGTGgtggctgccctggccaggcCCAGCTGGAAGCGCCCAGATTCCGACTCCCCGGACTCCCGCCAG cccctgctctctgccGAGCGCTGA
- the TMEM138 gene encoding transmembrane protein 138, with the protein MLQPSNYSLVLFLQFLLLSYDLFVNSFSELLRTAPAVQLVLFIIQDIAIVFNVIIVFLMFFNTYVFQAGLVNLLFHKFKGTILLSAAYLALSISFHVWIMNLRWRDSSRFIWTEGLQTLFVFQRLAAVLYCYFYKRTAVHLGDPLFYQDSLWLRKEFAHFRG; encoded by the exons atgctccagcccagcaactacagcctggtgctgttcctgcagttcctgctgctttcctacGACCTCTTTGTGAATTCCTTCTCGGAGCTGCTGCGCACGGCTCCGGCCGTGCAGCTCGTCCTCTTCAT CATCCAGGACATCGCCATCGTCTTCAACGTCATCATCGTCTTCCTCATGTTCTTCAACACCTACGTGTTCCAGGCGGGATTGGTCAACCTCCTCTTCCATAAGTTCAAGGGAACCATCCTGCTCTCCGCAGCCTACCTGGCGCTCAGCATCTCCTTCCACGTCTGGATTATG AACCTGCGCTGGCGTGACTCCAGCCGCTTCATCTGGACTGAAGGCCTTCAGACCCTGTTCGTTTTCCAGAGGCTGG CGGCCGTGCTTTACTGCTACTTCTACAAGCGGACAGCTGTGCACCTGGGAGACCCCCTCTTCTACCAGGATTCGCTCTGGCTCCGCAAGGAGTTTGCCCATTTCCGTGGCTGA
- the TKFC gene encoding triokinase/FMN cyclase isoform X2 has protein sequence MLTGVVAGTMFASPSVGSILAAIRAVAQAGAAGILLIVKNYTGDRLNFGMALERARAEGTDVRMVVVGDDCAFTKPGKAGRRGICGTILIHKVAGALAEAGASLDEIEKKAMAAAKVMGTLGLSLSPCSIPGSKPSFQLAEDEMELGLGIHGEAGVRRMKMLPADKAVETMLKHMTDPSSASHLSLTPGSSVVLVVNNLGGLSCLELGIVAGAAVHCLENQGIRIARALVGSFMTAMEMAGVSLTLMLVDEELLRLIDAKTMAMAWPNILAGPATTRREEVPAPIEPPRKPEDETGTGLSMARVERVLQRVCSTLLNMKEKLNELDRGAGDGDCGHTHAQAAQAIQEWMRSRPPPAAPAQLLSSLADVVLAQMGGSSGVLYGLFLTAAGQSLRGRSDSAAWADAMDAGIEAMQRYGGAAPGDRTMLDSLFAAGQALHSLRSPGADPVQVLAAAVQSAEAAAEATRHMEAGAGRASYVHSSRLEQPDAGAVAVAAVLGAVLEGMRDPLGTQ, from the exons ATGCTGACCGGAGTGGTGGCCGGAACCATGTTCGCATCCCCGTCTGTGGGCAGTATCCTGGCGGCCATCCGGGCCgtggcacaggctggagcag CCGGGATCCTCCTGATTGTGAAGAACTACACCGGGGACCGGCTGAATTTTGGGATGGCCCTGGAGCGGGCGCGGGCCGAGGGGACCGACGTGCGGATGGTGGTGGTGGGCGACGACTGCGCCTTCACCAAGCCAGGGAAAGCCGGGCGCCGTGGGATCTGTGGCACCATCCTCATCCACAAG GtggcaggagctctggctgAGGCGGGAGCGAGCTTGGATGAGATTGAGAAGAAGGCAATGGCGGCTGCCAAAGTCATGG gtacCCTGGGTCTCAGCCTGtctccctgcagcatcccaggatCCAAGCCCTCCTTCCAGCTGGCTGAGGACgagatggagctggggctgg GGATCCACGGCGAGGCTGGAGTGCGCAGGATGAAG ATGCTGCCGGCAGATAAGGCTGTGGAGACGATGCTGAAGCACATGACAGATCCATCCAGTGCTTCCCACCTGTCCCTGACCCCTG GATCCTCTGTGGTGCTCGTGGTGAACAACCTGGGTGGATtgtcctgcctggagctgggaattgtggctggagctgctgtgcactgCCTGG AGAACCAAGGGATCCGCATCGCCCGGGCCTTGGTGGGATCCTTCATGACGGCGATGGAAATGGCTGGAGTCTCCCTCACCCTCATGCTGGTggatgaggagctgctcaggttGATCG ATGCCAAGACCATGGCCATGGCGTGGCCCAACATTCTCGCAGGACCAGCGACCACCCGGAGGGAGGAGGTGCCAGCCCCAATAGAGCCACCCAGGAAGCCAGAGGATGAGACTGGAACTG GGCTCAGCATGGCGCGGGTGGAGCGGGTCCTGCAGCGGGTGTGCAGCACCTTGCTGAATATGAAGGAGAAGCTCAACGAGCTGGATCGGGGAGCAGGTGACGGGGACTGCGGCCACACCCACGCCCAGGCGGCCCAAG CCATCCAGGAATGGATGCGCTCCCGGCCACCTccggctgccccagcccagctgctctcctccctggcTGATGTGGTGCTGGCGCAGATGGGAGGCTCCTCCGGAGTG CTCTACGGGCTCTTCCTGACGGCGGCTGGCCAGAGCCTGCGTGGCCGCAGCGATTCCGCGGCGTGGGCTGATGCCATGGACGCCGGGATTGAGGCCATGCAGAG GTACGGAGGAGCCGCCCCAGGAGACCGGACAATG CTGGATTCGCTGTTTGCAGCTGGACAGGCTCTGCATTCCCTGCGCAGTCCCGGTGCTGACCCAGTCCAAGTGCTGGCGGCAGCTGTCCAG AgcgcggaggcggcggcggaggcCACCAGGCACATGGAGGCTGGGGCGGGCAGAGCCAGCTATGTGCACTCATCCCGGCTGGAGCAGCCCGATGCCGgggctgtggcagtggcagcagtgctgggagcagtgctggaggggaTGCGGGACCCCCTGGGCACTCAGTAA